A DNA window from Rhipicephalus sanguineus isolate Rsan-2018 chromosome 8, BIME_Rsan_1.4, whole genome shotgun sequence contains the following coding sequences:
- the LOC119403500 gene encoding uncharacterized protein LOC119403500, whose protein sequence is MVRCLGVTIDNHLTWRPAVDDLRKGNCKVLSAARSLLARGRGCTPALALRVYNAVASARVLYRAPVASLSACQLAALDADHRNAVREYYALPHNSQVGPTLAEAGKTSISLWITKRALNHVWRMNNTAQGGRLVDRLHSLPHSSLGRRLREYMSIVPDTPYRSWPAIPSYRHTPLVVHRTLAGIKAKARTPLAATQQECSALLHDQLAGRLLVYVDGSVLPDGSAAADCVAPSVGAVRKCRQPCLASSTAAELAAINLAADFLLEQSSICAAAIICDSRAALAAISREEDGSLLAQRAARQLHAVKRCGCDLSLHWVPSHVGIPGNEAADRSAKDAHELSTAITDCVSFSDVGRLLIACYVRERHPDLRVAAGTPPRRLPLKGLSRRDRGFFLRLRTGDNYTAERKNRHSGRGSPYCIDCGDLETLDHLRLECPAGDASRQVMLAVYSKLGLHRATAQHLLFPACRHEHVKRALSALLDFFDGSGRSLTKINSLTNMESKQQDDHVADYFSGTLSADDFAERQRADSELKGLMEYLEGEATVVQVKIVHGCENGVLMLLDVK, encoded by the exons ATGGTGCGCTGCCTCGGAGTGACAATCGACAACCATCTCACCTGGCGGCCTGCTGTCGACGACCTGCGGAAGGGAAACTGCAAGGTACTCAGCGCAGCTCGTAGCCTCCTTGCGCGCGGCCGCGGCTGCACCCCGGCTCTTGCCCTACGCGTTTACAACGCCGTCGCTTCAGCCCGGGTCCTATACCGCGCACCGGTGGCTTCGCTGAGTGCCTGCCAGCTGGCTGCCTTGGACGCCGACCATCGGAACGCCGTACGGGAGTACTACGCACTCCCTCACAACTCCCAAGTGGGCCCTACCCTCGCTGAGGCAGGGAAAACGTCCATCTCTCTGTGGATCACCAAAAGAgctctcaatcacgtgtggcgcatgaACAACACGGCGCAAGGGGGTCGCCTGGTCGACCGGCTCCACTCTCTCCCTCACTCATCTCTGGGGAGGCGGTTGAGGGAGTACATGTCGATCGTACCGGACACGCCTTACCGCAGCTGGCCGGCCATCCCTTCGTACCGCCACACACCCCTGGTCGTACACAGGACCCTCGCGGGCATCAAGGCAAAGGCGCGCACACCCCTAGCAGCAACGCAGCAGGAGTGCTCCGCCCTCTTGCACGATCAGCTGGCCGGGCGGCTGCTTGTTTACGTCGACGGCTCGGTGCTCCCCGACGGCTCCGCGGCCGCTGACTGTGTTGCGCCATCGGTTGGCGCAGTTCGCAAGTGCCGCCAGCCCTGCCTAGCCTCCTCCACAGCGGCGGAGCTCGCCGCCATCAACCTGGCAGCCGATTTCCTGCTGGAGCAGTCATCAATCTGTGCGGCAGCCATCATCTGCGACTCCCGCGCGGCCTTGGCTGCCATCTCTCGCGAGGAGGACGGTAGTCTTCTGGCGCAGAGGGCAGCCAGGCAACTGCACGCCGTGAAGCGATGCGGATGCGACCTCTCGCTGCACTGGGTCCCTTCACATGTGGGTATACCAGGGAACGAGGCAGCCGACCGATCTGCAAAGGACGCGCACGAGCTCAGCACCGCGATCACCGACTGCGTGAGCTTCTCAGACGTCGGTCGTCTTCTAATAGCCTGCTACGTGCGCGAGCGACATCCAGATCTTCGCGTGGCAGCCGGCACGCCGCCGCGGCGGCTCCCTCTCAAGGGCCTCTCGCGAAGAGACCGCGGTTTCTTTCTCCGTCTCCGCACTGGGGACAACTACACCGCCGAGCGCAAGAATCGGCACTCCGGGCGTGGCAGTCCATACTGCATCGACTGTGGCGACTTGGAGACACTCGACCACCTGCGGCTCGAATGCCCTGCTGGTGACGCGAGCAGGCAAGTGATGCTCGCCGTGTACAGCAAGCTTGGACTTCATCGGGCAACAGCGCAACACCTTCTCTTTCCGGCGTGCCGCCACGAGCACGTCAAGCGTGCTCTCTCTGCCCTGCTGGACTTTTTTGACGGCAGCGGACGCAGCCTTACTAAAATCAACAGCCTTACTAACATGGAAAGTAAACAGCaa GATGACCACGTCGCTGACTACTTCTCTGGGACcttaagtgccgatgacttcgccgaacgacagcgagctgaCTCGGAACTCAAGGGCctcatggaatacctcgagggcgaGGCCACCGTTGTTCAA